Proteins encoded together in one Leptospira meyeri window:
- a CDS encoding chemotaxis protein CheW: protein MNNLEIESLSDENDDYDDEDTLEGRYLIFSLADRSYGIEIKFITEIVGMQNITEIPDMPTFIKGVINLRGKVIALIDVRDRFRMQSIGYNDKTCVIILSVNQQLIGLIVDTVKEVIKIPLNNMEEAPKFGEHQGNQFIKSIAKVSDEVKVLLNIEKLLKDEDKLALDAAISNQS from the coding sequence ATGAATAACTTAGAAATTGAATCCCTATCGGATGAAAACGACGACTATGATGATGAAGACACTTTAGAAGGTCGTTACCTTATCTTCTCCCTTGCCGATCGAAGTTATGGAATCGAAATCAAATTCATCACAGAAATTGTTGGGATGCAAAACATTACAGAAATTCCAGACATGCCAACCTTTATCAAAGGAGTCATCAACCTTCGAGGGAAGGTAATTGCTCTGATTGATGTTCGCGATCGTTTTCGAATGCAATCAATAGGTTATAATGACAAAACATGTGTGATCATTCTCAGTGTAAACCAACAGTTGATTGGGCTTATTGTTGATACAGTCAAAGAGGTAATTAAAATTCCTCTCAACAATATGGAAGAAGCACCAAAATTTGGAGAACACCAAGGAAACCAATTTATTAAATCAATAGCAAAGGTGAGTGATGAAGTAAAAGTTTTACTCAATATCGAAAAACTACTTAAAGACGAAGACAAACTCGCTTTAGATGCAGCCATTAGCAATCAATCTTAA
- a CDS encoding RecQ family ATP-dependent DNA helicase — protein MNLDEAKSIFGISQFRGNQEQIIQHILSGQDALVLMPTGMGKSLCYQIPAITLPGICIVISPLIALMKDQVTALQRKGVSAEYINSSLGKAERMERYTKLKSGDYKILYVSPERFQKKDFLEALKGLVISLLAIDEAHCISQWGHDFRPDYTKIVWFRELLAYPTTVALTATASKHVQEDILSQLGITKEKIKIFDDGLFRPNLKLSVVDCFDSEAKYKSILDDLNHTNGATIIYFSLIQELEKFSHWLDTKHKRHFVYHGKLSPTQRSKIQSSFLKSEEGILLATNAFGMGIDKPNIRNVYHAQVPGSIESYYQEIGRAGRDGNPSDCKLYYSQEDLTVQMEFIEWQNPDRMYLKKLFETLLKKQNELSGLDYETLQSYMSFKNKGDHRIQTALSLIASKGLISGELEKGTLQIESEWSDSIFSESELLEKKKESQKRLYQTVLYTKTETCRREFIHNYFDSVFNECGNCDLCDKKVFKAVTD, from the coding sequence TTGAATCTTGATGAAGCAAAATCTATCTTTGGTATTTCTCAGTTTCGAGGAAACCAAGAACAAATCATCCAACACATTCTTTCTGGACAAGATGCGTTGGTTCTTATGCCAACAGGAATGGGTAAATCTTTATGTTATCAAATTCCAGCAATCACCCTACCAGGAATTTGTATCGTGATTTCTCCATTGATCGCCTTGATGAAGGATCAAGTCACCGCATTACAAAGAAAAGGTGTATCGGCAGAATACATCAATTCTAGTTTAGGAAAAGCGGAACGAATGGAACGTTATACCAAACTTAAGTCAGGCGATTATAAAATTTTATACGTTTCGCCGGAACGTTTTCAGAAAAAAGATTTTTTAGAAGCACTCAAAGGTCTAGTCATTTCCTTATTGGCCATTGACGAGGCGCATTGTATTAGTCAATGGGGACATGACTTTCGGCCTGATTATACTAAGATTGTTTGGTTTCGGGAGCTTTTAGCTTATCCTACCACAGTGGCACTGACTGCCACAGCTTCCAAACATGTCCAAGAAGACATTCTTTCCCAATTGGGAATTACAAAAGAAAAAATTAAAATTTTTGATGATGGGTTGTTTCGACCAAATCTTAAATTATCTGTAGTTGATTGTTTTGATTCAGAGGCAAAATACAAATCCATTTTAGATGATTTAAATCATACAAATGGAGCAACGATCATCTATTTTAGTTTGATCCAAGAGTTGGAAAAATTCAGCCATTGGCTCGATACAAAACATAAACGACATTTCGTTTATCATGGCAAACTTTCTCCAACACAAAGAAGTAAGATACAATCTTCTTTTCTCAAATCGGAAGAAGGAATTCTTCTGGCAACGAATGCATTTGGGATGGGGATTGATAAACCTAACATTCGTAATGTATATCATGCTCAGGTTCCAGGAAGTATCGAGTCTTATTACCAAGAAATAGGGCGTGCCGGTAGAGATGGCAATCCTTCTGATTGTAAACTTTATTATAGCCAGGAAGACCTTACAGTTCAGATGGAATTTATCGAATGGCAAAATCCAGACCGAATGTATCTAAAGAAACTCTTTGAAACCTTGTTAAAGAAACAAAATGAATTGTCTGGTTTAGATTATGAAACCCTACAAAGTTATATGAGTTTTAAAAACAAAGGGGATCATCGAATCCAAACAGCTCTCAGTTTAATCGCAAGTAAAGGTTTAATTTCTGGGGAATTGGAGAAAGGGACATTGCAGATTGAGTCTGAATGGTCAGATTCCATTTTTTCTGAATCAGAACTACTTGAAAAAAAGAAAGAGAGCCAGAAACGATTGTACCAAACTGTTTTATATACCAAAACAGAAACTTGCAGAAGAGAATTCATACATAATTATTTTGATTCTGTATTTAATGAATGTGGGAATTGTGATTTGTGTGATAAAAAAGTATTTAAGGCCGTCACTGACTGA
- a CDS encoding HAMP domain-containing methyl-accepting chemotaxis protein: protein MLNLKSMTVKGKLILGFSLLIFFIGVGTGSGIYSVNIFNNKVTDLVLIYSPKVQLSEKIRTKFIWLARNEKNLILDQTMELMNQRITARKKYSSELFGFIEDLEKLGNQKDKEKLKELRAAYDDYAAAFEEVKVVALKNLTQQAQDISSEKGRPAADKFDAIADDIASMAAADMDEANKLTDEYYQAIFFFMAGLFIVSAIVSILIAAWIIVSITKALNSAVEIATTVSTAAEQVSSTAYSLSQGASEQAASIEESTASIEEMSSSVTQNSQAAIETNEIASKSAKETTKGRESVFKTLDAMKNISSKIKIIEEIAYQTNLLALNAAIEAARAGKHGKGFAVVADEVRKLAERSQVAAQEINQLSFNSVSLAEEAGKVIEEIVPSISKTAELVSSIADASREQSSGINQISLAMTQMDQTTQIAASSSEELAATSNELKEQSGHLMEIMGTLVKIDQEKIALAKQKKNNTNKPGDLKNIAAEFGKNNKSSNGFGSGIEHNSLTEKF from the coding sequence ATGTTAAATTTAAAATCAATGACAGTCAAAGGAAAATTAATCCTCGGATTCAGTTTGCTAATATTTTTTATCGGTGTTGGTACAGGATCAGGTATTTACAGTGTAAACATATTTAACAATAAAGTGACTGATTTAGTTTTAATCTATTCACCGAAAGTACAACTTTCTGAGAAAATCAGAACTAAATTCATATGGCTTGCTCGAAACGAAAAAAACCTAATCTTAGACCAAACAATGGAATTAATGAACCAAAGGATAACTGCAAGAAAAAAATACTCAAGCGAACTTTTCGGGTTTATTGAAGACTTAGAGAAACTTGGAAATCAAAAGGATAAAGAAAAACTTAAGGAATTAAGAGCTGCATATGACGATTATGCAGCTGCTTTTGAAGAAGTAAAAGTTGTAGCATTAAAAAATTTAACCCAACAAGCACAAGACATATCAAGTGAGAAAGGACGTCCCGCTGCAGATAAATTTGACGCCATTGCAGATGATATTGCTTCTATGGCTGCTGCCGATATGGACGAAGCTAACAAATTAACAGATGAATACTATCAGGCGATATTTTTTTTCATGGCAGGCCTCTTTATCGTATCTGCAATTGTTTCCATTTTGATCGCTGCCTGGATTATCGTCAGCATCACTAAAGCGCTGAACTCTGCTGTTGAAATTGCAACCACCGTTTCAACTGCCGCAGAACAAGTTTCCTCTACGGCCTATTCGCTGAGCCAAGGGGCAAGTGAACAAGCGGCATCGATTGAAGAATCAACTGCATCAATAGAAGAAATGTCTTCTTCTGTGACTCAAAATTCACAAGCCGCAATCGAAACAAATGAAATTGCATCAAAATCAGCAAAGGAAACTACCAAAGGCAGAGAATCCGTTTTCAAAACATTAGATGCAATGAAGAATATTTCTTCTAAAATTAAAATCATCGAAGAAATTGCTTACCAAACCAACTTACTAGCACTAAATGCAGCAATTGAAGCTGCTCGTGCAGGCAAACATGGAAAAGGATTTGCCGTTGTTGCAGATGAAGTAAGAAAACTCGCAGAAAGAAGCCAAGTTGCCGCTCAAGAAATTAATCAACTGTCGTTTAACAGTGTATCGCTTGCCGAAGAAGCTGGAAAAGTGATCGAAGAAATTGTTCCAAGCATTAGTAAAACTGCAGAACTTGTTTCTTCTATTGCCGATGCATCAAGGGAACAATCTTCAGGTATCAATCAGATTTCACTTGCGATGACACAAATGGATCAAACCACTCAGATTGCCGCATCCTCTTCTGAAGAACTTGCCGCGACATCCAACGAGCTCAAAGAACAATCTGGCCACCTAATGGAAATTATGGGAACACTCGTAAAAATTGATCAAGAAAAAATTGCTTTAGCGAAACAAAAGAAAAATAATACGAACAAACCAGGTGACCTCAAGAACATAGCAGCCGAATTTGGGAAAAACAATAAATCATCCAACGGTTTTGGTTCGGGAATCGAACATAACTCCCTAACTGAAAAATTTTGA
- a CDS encoding AMP-binding enzyme produces MDQKSIEFDITHRIREKIGAIASLKAVVFVKRLPKTRSGKILRKTMRKMIDGETFSVPSTIDDPFILDEVMDVVRIKFPKSSI; encoded by the coding sequence ATCGACCAAAAATCGATCGAATTTGACATCACACATCGGATCCGAGAAAAAATTGGAGCGATTGCATCTTTAAAGGCAGTTGTCTTTGTAAAAAGACTACCAAAAACTCGTTCTGGAAAAATTCTACGTAAAACAATGCGTAAGATGATTGACGGTGAAACATTTTCCGTTCCGTCCACCATTGACGATCCTTTCATTTTGGATGAGGTAATGGATGTTGTTCGGATAAAATTTCCAAAATCAAGTATTTGA
- a CDS encoding protein-glutamate methylesterase/protein-glutamine glutaminase: MIKLLIVDDQNVVRNVLSEMFANNKTIQVVGTAANALEAKKLVPLLRPDVISLDVDMPGMSGLEFLDWLIPNFPTPVIMLSTYTVTGANATIQALQRGAMDFVKKPDGTESDFLRMLEELTFKIKKLGIFTKPKQYITPTSTSKLTGLKGKQTNIKLIAIGASTGGTQALDFILHQLPNDLPPIVVVQHMPEHFTTLFAQRLNQTTGLPVKEASHGDILETGHVYLAPGDQHLLVRRLAGRYYLELEVFDKVSGHRPSVDVLFNSIAQGKMSNNCLAILLTGMGRDGAIGLKGIKDAGGRTVGQDEESSVVYGMPKEAFLLGAVEKQVGLSNIPNVILQILES, translated from the coding sequence ATGATCAAACTATTGATAGTTGACGACCAAAACGTAGTAAGAAACGTACTTTCCGAAATGTTTGCCAATAACAAAACCATACAAGTTGTTGGTACGGCTGCAAATGCCTTAGAAGCAAAGAAGTTGGTCCCCCTGCTACGTCCAGATGTGATTAGTTTGGATGTTGATATGCCTGGAATGAGTGGCCTTGAATTTTTAGATTGGCTAATTCCCAATTTCCCCACGCCGGTGATAATGTTAAGCACATACACGGTCACTGGAGCCAATGCAACCATCCAAGCTCTGCAACGAGGTGCTATGGATTTTGTAAAAAAACCAGATGGTACTGAGTCTGATTTTTTGCGAATGTTAGAAGAATTAACTTTTAAAATCAAAAAACTAGGCATCTTTACAAAACCGAAACAATATATAACACCAACATCCACTTCAAAACTGACAGGTCTCAAAGGGAAACAAACCAATATCAAATTGATCGCAATTGGTGCTTCTACCGGAGGTACACAAGCCTTAGATTTTATCTTACACCAATTACCGAATGATCTTCCGCCTATTGTTGTGGTCCAACATATGCCAGAACATTTTACAACTTTGTTTGCACAACGACTGAATCAAACTACGGGACTTCCTGTCAAAGAAGCATCACATGGTGATATCCTTGAAACTGGCCATGTGTATCTTGCTCCAGGGGATCAGCATCTACTTGTTCGACGCCTGGCTGGTCGGTATTATTTAGAATTAGAAGTCTTTGATAAAGTGAGTGGACATCGCCCTTCTGTCGATGTTTTATTTAATTCCATTGCACAAGGGAAAATGAGTAACAATTGTTTGGCGATTTTATTAACAGGAATGGGAAGAGATGGAGCCATCGGATTAAAAGGTATAAAAGATGCTGGTGGGAGAACTGTTGGACAAGATGAAGAATCAAGTGTTGTTTATGGAATGCCCAAAGAAGCTTTTTTATTAGGTGCTGTCGAAAAACAAGTCGGTCTTTCTAATATACCCAACGTTATTTTACAAATTTTAGAATCATAA
- a CDS encoding AMP-binding protein: MEQVVHDDEKMKFWMSLVDRISWKTKPSKVYDKSDDGLYHWFPDGILNTSYLALDFHVESGKGEEIAIIYDSPVTNSKSKLSYRELLESVEKMAFTLDSLGVEKGDTVVIYMPMIPEALVSMLACARIGAVHSVVFGGFAPHELAVRLDDCRPKIVITASYGVEISKIIPYKPLLDEAMHLSSHKPDHVILKSRPNLEVIMHTGRDFDWDDLMETAGKKKAVNVSAGDPLYILYTSGTTGKPKGVVRDNGGHAIAMHYSMEVIYDMKPGEVFFAASDVGWVVGHSYIVYAPLIYGCTTVLYEGKPVRTPDAGAFYRIIEEYKVKTLFCAPTAFRAIRKEDPDGKELSKYNISSLKYLFLAGERTDPVTYDWACELLKVPVVDHWWQTETGWAIAANMMGASPVPTKAGSATKPVKGFDVRILDEEGLELGQGEKGNIVIKLPLPPGCLPTLWNDHKNFEASYLSHYPGYYLTGDGGYFDEDGYLFILGRIDDVINVAGHRLSTGEMEEIVAENSSIAESAVIGIADEIKGQVPSTKNRSNLTSHIGSEKKLERLHL, encoded by the coding sequence ATGGAACAAGTGGTTCACGATGATGAAAAAATGAAATTTTGGATGTCTCTTGTTGATAGAATTTCATGGAAAACAAAACCTTCAAAAGTTTATGATAAGAGTGATGATGGACTTTATCATTGGTTCCCTGATGGAATTTTAAATACTTCCTATTTGGCTTTAGATTTTCATGTAGAATCAGGCAAAGGGGAAGAGATTGCTATTATTTATGATTCACCTGTAACCAATTCAAAATCCAAATTATCATACCGTGAACTTTTAGAGTCTGTTGAGAAAATGGCTTTCACTTTGGATTCGTTAGGTGTTGAGAAAGGTGATACGGTTGTTATATACATGCCGATGATTCCGGAAGCTCTAGTTTCTATGTTGGCATGTGCAAGGATTGGGGCTGTTCACTCTGTTGTTTTTGGAGGATTTGCACCTCATGAATTGGCCGTTCGCCTTGATGATTGTCGCCCCAAAATAGTAATTACTGCATCTTATGGAGTAGAGATTTCGAAAATAATCCCTTACAAACCACTATTGGACGAAGCGATGCATCTTTCATCCCATAAACCAGATCATGTGATCCTCAAATCAAGACCAAATTTGGAAGTCATCATGCATACAGGTAGAGATTTCGATTGGGATGATTTGATGGAGACTGCTGGTAAAAAAAAGGCAGTCAATGTCTCTGCGGGAGACCCACTTTATATTCTTTATACTTCAGGGACCACTGGAAAACCAAAAGGTGTCGTGAGAGATAACGGAGGTCATGCGATCGCTATGCATTACTCCATGGAAGTTATTTATGATATGAAACCTGGCGAAGTATTTTTTGCGGCCTCCGATGTAGGTTGGGTTGTTGGACATTCTTATATTGTGTATGCACCGCTCATTTATGGATGCACCACTGTATTATACGAAGGAAAACCAGTCCGAACACCAGATGCGGGTGCTTTTTACCGAATCATCGAGGAATATAAAGTCAAAACTTTGTTTTGTGCACCGACTGCTTTCCGAGCCATTCGAAAAGAAGATCCAGACGGTAAGGAACTTTCTAAATATAATATTAGTTCTTTAAAATATTTGTTTTTAGCGGGAGAAAGAACAGACCCAGTGACTTATGATTGGGCTTGTGAACTTTTGAAAGTACCTGTGGTGGACCATTGGTGGCAAACGGAAACTGGTTGGGCCATAGCTGCCAATATGATGGGAGCATCTCCTGTTCCAACAAAGGCTGGTTCTGCGACAAAACCTGTCAAAGGTTTTGATGTTCGTATTTTGGATGAAGAAGGCCTTGAATTAGGCCAGGGAGAAAAAGGAAATATAGTAATCAAACTACCATTACCACCGGGATGTTTGCCAACATTATGGAATGATCATAAAAATTTTGAGGCTTCCTATTTATCTCATTACCCTGGATATTATCTAACAGGTGATGGTGGATATTTTGATGAAGATGGTTATCTTTTCATTCTTGGACGAATTGATGATGTGATTAATGTAGCAGGTCACAGACTTTCTACGGGCGAGATGGAAGAAATTGTCGCAGAAAATTCTTCGATTGCTGAATCGGCTGTGATCGGAATTGCGGATGAGATCAAAGGGCAAGTCCCATCGACCAAAAATCGATCGAATTTGACATCACACATCGGATCCGAGAAAAAATTGGAGCGATTGCATCTTTAA
- a CDS encoding chemotaxis protein CheA, giving the protein MGREQLLLDFIPEGFELIEVCESAILSIEEINDQSGEYDEDLINNLFRAVHTFKGSTGLLKLESLVKISHEAETLMDILRKEKKLPNEDICQILINTCDQLRRLLHKVDETKTNPELDDESDAIIEVLKREIKQLNSEDQITESEIPTSKKKKSFEIFAEEEPKTETTVTKKKSAFEIFGESPNPSQTEPKITNEHNLAETNNPEKKTTEIVKPEKTQLDKEPIATTTTIQKKEIKVANEKLDALMDLVGELVIAESNVTQHPLLKSLRNEDFNSSINRLHKIVLDLQEVALSTRMIPISGVFQKMSRLVRDLQKKANKKVALYISGEETEIDKSIVDLIADPIIHILRNSIDHGIETSDERMLSGKPEVGIIQLSARQSVNEVWVMIRDDGRGLNREKIIQKSIERGILSGDTEHLSDQEVYNLIFVPGLSTAETITDISGRGVGMDIVRQNIEKMGGKIEIHSRLQKGTSFILRIPLSLGIMEGTVVRIGKKFFTIQTIELREFVSLREKKEIPLEDNQKVIDVRGTFIPIFDINQILNHREEIVYEGLDPLMIVLEYEKKLLGIRVDEIVGNQNVVIKPLQGILEEANGVNGFTILGSGNVSLILDVKSIFQKMHRSES; this is encoded by the coding sequence ATGGGAAGAGAACAACTCTTACTCGACTTCATTCCTGAAGGTTTTGAACTCATTGAAGTTTGCGAATCAGCAATCCTCTCAATCGAGGAAATCAACGACCAATCCGGTGAATATGATGAAGATCTGATCAACAATCTGTTCCGTGCAGTACATACCTTCAAAGGATCGACGGGATTACTAAAGTTAGAAAGTTTAGTAAAGATATCTCACGAAGCTGAGACACTGATGGATATTTTACGCAAAGAAAAAAAACTTCCTAATGAAGACATTTGTCAAATACTCATCAACACCTGTGATCAATTGCGAAGGTTACTGCATAAAGTCGATGAAACAAAAACAAATCCAGAGTTAGACGATGAATCAGATGCGATTATTGAAGTTTTAAAACGAGAAATCAAACAGCTGAATTCCGAAGATCAAATTACTGAATCAGAAATTCCTACTTCTAAAAAGAAAAAAAGTTTTGAAATATTTGCTGAGGAAGAGCCAAAAACAGAAACAACGGTTACGAAAAAAAAATCTGCATTTGAAATTTTCGGTGAATCTCCAAATCCATCACAAACTGAACCCAAAATAACAAACGAACACAATCTTGCGGAAACAAACAACCCAGAGAAAAAAACTACAGAAATAGTAAAACCAGAAAAAACACAATTAGATAAGGAACCTATTGCGACAACCACAACCATTCAGAAAAAAGAAATCAAAGTAGCAAATGAAAAATTGGATGCGCTAATGGATTTAGTAGGAGAATTAGTGATTGCTGAATCGAATGTAACCCAACACCCACTTCTCAAATCCCTTCGAAATGAAGATTTTAATTCTTCTATCAATCGCCTCCACAAAATTGTGTTAGATTTGCAAGAGGTTGCTTTATCCACCAGAATGATACCCATTAGCGGTGTTTTTCAAAAGATGTCACGTTTGGTTCGTGACCTTCAGAAAAAAGCAAACAAAAAAGTTGCATTATACATCAGTGGAGAGGAGACCGAAATAGATAAATCCATTGTTGATTTAATTGCCGACCCCATTATTCACATTCTTAGAAATTCGATCGATCATGGAATCGAAACCAGTGATGAACGAATGTTATCTGGTAAACCAGAAGTCGGTATCATCCAACTAAGTGCCAGACAATCAGTTAATGAAGTATGGGTCATGATCCGTGATGATGGCCGCGGATTGAATCGAGAGAAAATCATCCAAAAATCAATTGAAAGAGGAATTCTTAGCGGAGACACCGAACACCTGTCAGACCAAGAAGTATATAATTTAATTTTTGTTCCAGGTTTGTCCACAGCGGAGACAATCACAGACATTTCTGGTAGAGGTGTCGGTATGGACATTGTCCGTCAAAATATTGAAAAAATGGGCGGAAAAATTGAAATTCATAGCCGTTTGCAGAAAGGAACAAGTTTTATTCTAAGGATTCCACTTTCTCTTGGAATTATGGAAGGAACCGTGGTTCGCATTGGTAAAAAGTTTTTTACGATTCAAACCATTGAACTGAGAGAGTTTGTAAGCCTTAGAGAAAAAAAAGAAATCCCACTGGAAGACAATCAGAAAGTAATTGATGTTCGAGGTACTTTTATTCCCATTTTTGATATCAACCAAATCTTAAACCATAGAGAAGAGATTGTTTATGAAGGTTTAGATCCTTTGATGATTGTTCTCGAATATGAAAAAAAATTATTAGGCATCCGTGTCGATGAAATTGTTGGAAATCAAAATGTAGTCATCAAACCACTGCAAGGAATTTTAGAAGAAGCAAATGGAGTGAACGGTTTTACAATTCTCGGTAGTGGGAACGTAAGTTTAATTTTAGATGTTAAGTCTATTTTTCAGAAAATGCACCGAAGCGAATCATGA
- a CDS encoding ATP-binding protein: MSTYITIKDFANALFSSLPNGNYVLLSEYGNVLEAIPSKLNPWGIDKESIGKSFQDLLPESFASLKESFSQVMESGTTFVSRYSFPKFQLIIQLAPCVFPTQSEKFVLFSAMEMEEEPDRDLSEVERSVIQYEENLHKEIIKIFNWRHEIEGKGNHRDWMEKALPNLNTSLMQGSGLGALVTTVGSLLRKAKKEGNHHIIPSTIYELLEENFSSTKKLVQTLAEAQIVFEGSASKTETTTLKDFRNMIQEEVAYLSDMTTIKNQKFHISNLQSGADSKFQSHFKLLRTAIRELLINAMKYGPESSSIYILFMKVGEKLSLKILNAPMDQSIQQIDFKKSEEIILFQPFYRVNKYVDERFSKEEFGLGLGLPIVKKILEDMNAKIYFNVLDSNIYNDQSSEVSVTLEFDIIP; the protein is encoded by the coding sequence ATGTCGACATATATTACAATTAAAGATTTTGCTAATGCCTTGTTTTCCTCTCTTCCTAATGGGAACTATGTTCTTCTTTCAGAATACGGGAATGTACTAGAGGCTATTCCTTCAAAATTAAACCCATGGGGTATTGATAAGGAAAGTATTGGGAAATCATTTCAAGACTTACTTCCTGAATCTTTTGCTTCGCTCAAAGAATCCTTCAGCCAAGTGATGGAATCAGGGACTACATTTGTTTCGCGATATTCATTTCCTAAATTCCAATTAATCATTCAGCTAGCTCCCTGTGTGTTTCCAACACAGTCCGAAAAGTTTGTTTTATTCTCTGCAATGGAGATGGAAGAGGAACCAGATAGAGATTTATCGGAAGTAGAGCGTTCCGTCATCCAGTATGAAGAAAACCTACATAAAGAAATCATTAAAATCTTCAATTGGAGACATGAAATTGAAGGAAAGGGCAATCACAGAGATTGGATGGAAAAAGCACTCCCCAATCTAAACACTTCTTTAATGCAAGGTTCAGGGCTCGGTGCATTGGTCACTACCGTTGGCTCTTTACTCAGGAAAGCAAAAAAAGAAGGGAATCATCACATCATCCCTTCAACCATTTATGAATTGTTAGAAGAAAACTTTAGTAGTACAAAAAAATTAGTACAAACATTGGCTGAAGCTCAAATTGTATTTGAAGGCAGTGCCTCAAAAACAGAAACAACGACTCTTAAAGACTTTCGCAATATGATTCAGGAAGAGGTAGCTTATCTTTCAGATATGACTACCATTAAAAACCAAAAGTTTCATATTTCAAATTTACAATCTGGCGCAGATAGTAAGTTCCAATCGCATTTCAAATTATTAAGAACTGCAATTAGGGAACTCCTCATCAACGCAATGAAATATGGCCCCGAAAGTTCAAGTATCTATATTCTTTTTATGAAAGTTGGTGAAAAACTATCACTTAAAATTTTAAATGCACCGATGGATCAGTCAATCCAACAAATCGATTTCAAAAAATCAGAAGAAATCATTTTGTTCCAACCTTTCTACCGAGTAAACAAATATGTGGATGAACGTTTTTCCAAAGAAGAATTTGGATTGGGACTTGGATTACCAATTGTGAAAAAGATTTTAGAAGATATGAATGCTAAAATTTACTTCAATGTTTTGGATTCCAATATCTATAACGATCAATCATCCGAAGTTTCTGTTACTTTAGAGTTCGATATTATTCCATAA
- a CDS encoding response regulator: MSKKILLCDDAPTALKLMEMVLGDEGYEIFKAENAEQAMKSLELNGPFDGCVFDVNMPGKNGIELSRDFLAHPKGNGANILIVSTESSDHLRQAGKDAGVKAWIVKPFDDEDLIEVLKKIIG, encoded by the coding sequence ATGTCAAAAAAAATATTACTATGCGATGATGCACCAACTGCATTGAAATTAATGGAAATGGTACTTGGAGATGAAGGTTATGAAATTTTCAAAGCTGAAAATGCAGAACAAGCAATGAAAAGTTTAGAACTCAATGGACCTTTCGACGGTTGTGTTTTTGATGTCAATATGCCTGGAAAAAATGGAATTGAGTTGTCTCGAGACTTTTTAGCTCACCCAAAAGGAAATGGTGCCAATATTTTGATCGTATCAACTGAATCGAGTGACCACCTGCGCCAAGCAGGAAAGGATGCGGGAGTAAAGGCATGGATTGTCAAACCATTTGATGATGAAGATTTAATTGAAGTATTAAAGAAAATTATCGGTTAA
- a CDS encoding chemotaxis protein CheD → MCLISFHWTGHFVMKQKVYLNIGEAYFTSGIYEIRTILGSCVSVCLFHERTKHSAINHILLPGSLGKLEEKQSLRYGITSMELLINEFVKLNIPRNELKAKIFGGSQTLKLTTNNAGPKNIMFVKDFLQTEKIPIISEDTGGELYRKLVFHTDNYDVFITKLQPNVSTEILTQERHFETKVRERMVKKTSVFTF, encoded by the coding sequence ATGTGTTTGATCTCCTTCCATTGGACTGGTCATTTTGTGATGAAACAAAAAGTGTATCTGAATATCGGTGAAGCATATTTTACTTCGGGGATATACGAAATTCGAACCATTTTGGGTTCTTGTGTTTCTGTATGTTTGTTTCATGAAAGAACAAAACATAGTGCCATCAATCACATTCTGTTGCCAGGAAGTTTGGGTAAACTAGAAGAAAAACAAAGTTTACGATATGGAATTACTTCCATGGAATTATTGATTAACGAATTTGTGAAATTAAATATCCCAAGGAATGAACTAAAAGCAAAAATTTTTGGAGGCTCTCAAACTCTGAAGTTAACAACAAACAATGCTGGTCCGAAGAATATAATGTTTGTTAAGGATTTTTTGCAGACTGAAAAAATTCCAATTATCAGCGAAGACACAGGTGGCGAATTATATCGAAAACTAGTTTTTCATACGGATAATTATGATGTTTTTATTACTAAACTTCAACCAAATGTATCAACCGAAATTCTAACACAAGAACGTCACTTCGAAACCAAGGTTCGTGAAAGAATGGTTAAAAAAACATCAGTATTTACTTTTTAA